TAATATCAAAAAAAATTACTCCTAGAGAAGTAATCATTCCTATCCACATTCCCGCATATACATCTTTGTAAAAATGTTGTAATAGATACATTCTAGAAAAACCTACTAATAAAGCTATGCAAGACAATGGAACCCACCATTGTCTTTTTTTTTCTACATACATAAATATGATGAGGAAAGCAAAAGCCGATGCAGTATGACCTGAAGGAAATGATGCCCATGAATGATGTTCATATCCATCTATTAAATAGAGTTTTTCTTTTAGATATTCCGTAGGGCGTGCTTCGTTTATAAAAATTATTCGT
This Chitinophagaceae bacterium DNA region includes the following protein-coding sequences:
- a CDS encoding phosphatase PAP2 family protein, with protein sequence MYKREALLLFLFFLLGFIPFFLINKGDEIIYINQKRNYFLDIFFQCITFLGESYTFIFAIIYCFFFHKKKFVLYFAAGAIHFAIVQIMKRIIFINEARPTEYLKEKLYLIDGYEHHSWASFPSGHTASAFAFLIIFMYVEKKRQWWVPLSCIALLVGFSRMYLLQHFYKDVYAGMWIGMITSLGVIFFDIIRNEYNYRS